The sequence below is a genomic window from Amia ocellicauda isolate fAmiCal2 chromosome 6, fAmiCal2.hap1, whole genome shotgun sequence.
ctgtttgtttgtctatTTATATTGAATTTCCCAGAAATCCAGCCAGCAGTTGATATTCATAAATCAGCTGTGAGTGATGGAAAGGGCATGCTGATTTATTAGACTAACATTATGCTACAGATCCTCGAGGCTGAAGTTGGAGATACcaataaagcaaaaacaagtCAGAGTAGGCAGGCTGGttagggggagggggaggagacTGAATACAGGTCTAACAGGTACGAAGGAAAAATTACGCATCCAGTGCTGGATTTTCTGGTTTCCTTTAAAAGCTCTTGAACAATATTGGTGCCTAATTACTTAATGTCAAGGCATGTTCTAGTTAAAAACAAGACGAAGAAAAGAATAAAGACTATAAATAGTTCAAATCGCTCGAGTGGATTTTTAGAATTGGCAACACCTATATAGTGTTTAGGAGGTGCTTGGGCTTCCAGGCAAACCTATAGCCAGATGTAAGGATGAGATTTTATATGTATGGTGTTAGTTTGGTAAAGTTACATTGACATGAGTGACTTCAGTTATGATGTATCTGCATgcatggttatttatttatttagagagATGATCTTTAGGCACTGTGGAAGTGTGTACCTCTTCCTTGAATTACTTTTAAGTAACTCTATTGCCTTTTCTGTCTTAGACGAGATCAGAGATGGATAAGTACCTGACGCCCCAGCCGCCGCCACCCCTGATCGTTCCAGATGCGAAGAAATTCCGCCGTGACAGTGCTTCTGTGGTGGACCAGTTCTTCGACGAGGATGAGGGGTCACCTTACAGTATCAACATGAATGTCTTCCTCCCTGACTTCACATACCTCCGGACCGGCCTGTGCAGACCGCAGAAGTCGCCCATGCCTCAGATCAAGACTGAACCCATGCCCTGTTATGTGCCTCAGAATGGCCCCAGTACTAGTGCAGCACAGGCCCTTCCCGATTTCACCAGCGTCTTCAGCtcctcagtggggacggacATGAACAGCATCTTCATCAAACAAGAGATGCCTTCTCTTGATATCCCCCATGATGGGCCCTTGTTTCAGCTCCTGAATTCTCCAGATCTGGAAGGACCCCTGACTGGAAACCAGACCAGTGCGGACTCTCACGGCAGCGTTCAAATGACGGCCACGATGCCCGCTCTTAATGACCTGCACTTAGCCACCCAACAGACTTCAGTCAAATCATTTTGTCATATGCACAGTGGGGCATATTCCCTGCCCCCCCATTTtgttcataatcatcatcatcatcatcatcatcatcagcaaccgcagcagcagcaacaacaacaacaacaacaacaacaacaacaacaacatccaaAACCCACCTATCTCCCACCCTCTCCTCCCAATTCCGAGCCTGGCAGcccagacagacaaacagaactCTTGCAGAATTTGTCGCCCCCTCCCTCTTATGCGGCCAGCATTGCCTCCAAATTGGGAGTCCACAATCCAAACCTCACCCCGGCCTTGCAGGTAGCCCAGCAGTCTATGCCAGTTAGGTATAATCGCAGGACTAACCCCGACTTGGAGAAAAGAAGAATACACCACTGTGACTTTCCAGGTAAGGAGTGTGTTGCTTTCAACTTTCTGATATATACGAACATCGAAGGTAAAGGAACAATTAAGTTAAGAGAAcgcattattttttttgcttaaaTATTCCGACTTACTTTAGTATGACTGCAGGTCTTGCTTTGAATTATTTAGTTGAGGTACAGAGCCTTTTACCAACTCTCAACATGTGAAAGGAAATTGCTGTCAAATGATTCAATACTGTTACCTCAAAAAGGTtttcaacaaataaaaaatgattgagGGATAAAGACATTAAAAGTCCATTTAAGCAGAATACTTTATTTCTAAAGCTACACTAGTGCGTGCTACTTAAAAgagcagattagatttttgtttcttgtttcaaGTACTGAAACGTATGAAGAAGCATAATGATAAAATCCATTTGGTGCTTTATTTTTGtgtctttaaaaacacaatactaatttgttaattgtgtttattttaatctatAAAAGCTGTTATCCAGACTAAATCACAAGCTATTCAGTGGCAATGGAAAAATTGAACAAACTCAACATATAAAAACTATTTTGTAGAATAATTACTGTACCTAGCATGCCTTTTAAGTTGTATTCTATTTCATTTCCAATTCAGGGTGCAAGAAAGTCTACACCAAATCTTCTCACCTGAAAGCCCACTTAAGGACTCATACTGGTAAGCACTTTGATTATCCCTGTATGTTAGGGGGGCTGTTTTAAGAGGCAGTCAATTTATTTTTGGGTTGTTCCATGTCATGTTGCCAGGCAGCAGAATTTTACTTTTGGCATCAACATGGATTTTATGTGTTgccagaaaataaaacaatcgcaTACAAACCCCAATGTAGCCATCCTCCTCTTTTCCACACATTCTTGGTGTTTTATTTAGTGGAAAAATGGAAAGTGTTTTCGGAGGGAGGGGAAAGGAAGCATCTAAAGAACTGTATTTCTGTGAGAACTTTGCCTCCTGTGAAAAAATGATttctataaaatgtttttttgttctgaGGTACggaaatatgtaaaaatacataaaagctATTCAAATAAAATGCGTTTTATGGTGAAGGGTCATATATTTCCTTTTGGATGTGGTTATAAAATATCTTCCTACATGTCTGTTCCTGCAACAAGAAAAGACGCACCGTTATGGACTAATGTTTGCCCGCCCCTTTATAGAACATTGTTTGTACTTTAAAAAATCAAAATGCTAGTTTAATAAgcatactttttaaaattatttcttTTATATAAATTAGTGTTGAAAGATTGACCATcagtacattttctttttttttttttcgtagaGTGTACAAACATTCGTGGAAGTCTGTATGTTGTTAAGCGTGTGTTAGAGCTGCATACAGTCAGAGACGTGGGAATGCCAAGCAATGTTTGAACTGACTTGAACTGGCCTTTTCCTTCCACATCAAACAAGCTGAACGGAGTATGTTGACATTCGGTGGGTTTGGTCTTGGCAAGGCACGGTGTAtggaaaaaaaactttatcagTCGGCTTAATCAGTGCGTaccagtttttgttttggtttgtttgcttctcaaaaTTGACATACTTATATATGATATTGAGTTGCTGAAAAGTTATATTTAACCTCAACAATACTCCAGCTTATTTTTTTGGGCGCGGGGGGCATTGCTCTGCACATATGCACCTGATAAG
It includes:
- the LOC136751184 gene encoding Krueppel-like factor 5; amino-acid sequence: MATTTLLPMNAGLGPGQEELFYTLLRPAAHGDGSPHREPAGELRSAASARALGGDFAQTRSEMDKYLTPQPPPPLIVPDAKKFRRDSASVVDQFFDEDEGSPYSINMNVFLPDFTYLRTGLCRPQKSPMPQIKTEPMPCYVPQNGPSTSAAQALPDFTSVFSSSVGTDMNSIFIKQEMPSLDIPHDGPLFQLLNSPDLEGPLTGNQTSADSHGSVQMTATMPALNDLHLATQQTSVKSFCHMHSGAYSLPPHFVHNHHHHHHHHQQPQQQQQQQQQQQQQQQHPKPTYLPPSPPNSEPGSPDRQTELLQNLSPPPSYAASIASKLGVHNPNLTPALQVAQQSMPVRYNRRTNPDLEKRRIHHCDFPGCKKVYTKSSHLKAHLRTHTGEKPYKCTWEGCDWRFARSDELTRHFRKHTGAKPFQCAVCSRSFSRSDHLALHMKRHQN